One Elephas maximus indicus isolate mEleMax1 chromosome X, mEleMax1 primary haplotype, whole genome shotgun sequence DNA segment encodes these proteins:
- the GPR34 gene encoding probable G-protein coupled receptor 34, producing the protein MRSHTVTMMTTSVSGWPFSSHGTYFITNHSDQSPQNFSKISNVTTACSMDENLLSNVLTTFYSVIFIVGLVGNIIALYVFLGIHRKRNSIQIYLLNVAIADLLLIFCLPFRIMYHINQNKWTLGVIFCKVVGTLFYMNMYISIILLGFISLDRYIKINRSIQQRKVITTKQSIYVCCTVWTIALAAFLTMIILTLKKEGHNSTMCFHYRDKHNAKGEAIFNFILVVMFWLIFLLIILSYIKIGKNLLRISKRRSKFPNSGKYATTARNSFIVLIIFTICFVPYHTFRFIYISSQLNKSSCSWKEIVHKTNEIMLVLSSFNSCLDPVMYFLMSSNIRKIMCQLLSRRFQGEASRSESTSEYKPGYSLHEVSAAVKV; encoded by the coding sequence ATGAGAAGTCACACTGTCACAATGATGACAACTTCAGTCAGCGGCTGGCCTTTCTCCTCCCATGGAACATACTTTATCACTAATCACAGTGACCAATCACCACAGAACTTCTCAAAAATATCAAATGTTACTACTGCCTGCTCCATGGATGAAAACTTACTGTCTAATGTGTTAACAACATTCTACTCTGTTATCTTCATTGTGGGACTGGTTGGGAACATAATTGCCCTCTATGTATTTCTGGGTATCCACCGCAAAAGAAATTCTATTCAAATTTACCTACTTAATGTCGCCATTGCAGACCTCCTGCTCATCTTCTGCCTCCCTTTCCGAATAATGTATCACATTAACCAAAACAAGTGGACACTGGGTGTGATTTTTTGCAAGGTTGTGGGAACACTATTTTATATGAACATGTACATTAGCATTATTTTGCTTGGATTCATCAGTTTGGATCGCTACATAAAAATTAATCGGTCTATACAACAACGGAAGGTAATAACAACCAAACAAAGTATTTATGTTTGCTGTACAGTATGGACAATTGCTCTAGCTGCATTTCTAACTATGATTATTTTAACATTGAAGAAAGAAGGGCATAATTCCACAATGTGTTTCCATTACAGAGATAAGCATAATGCGAAAGGAGAAGCAATTTTTAACTTCATTCTCGTGGTAATGTTCTGGCTAATTTTCCTACTAATAATTCTTTCATATATTAAAATAGGTAAGAATCTATTAAGGATTTCTAAAAGGAGGTCGAAATTTCCTAATTCTGGTAAATATGCTACTACAGCCCGGAATTCCTTTATTGTACTTATCATTTTTACTATATGTTTTGTTCCCTATCATACCTTTCGATTCATCTACATTTCTTCACAGCTAAATAAGTCATCTTGCTCCTGGAAGGAAATCGTTCATAAAACCAATGAGATCATGCTGGTTCTCTCATCTTTCAATAGCTGTTTAGACCCAGTCATGTATTTCCTAATGTCCAGCAACATTCGCAAAATAATGTGCCAACTTCTTTCgagaagatttcaaggggaagCAAGCAGGAGTGAAAGCACTTCAGAATATAAACCAGGATACTCCCTGCATGAAGTATCTGCTGCAGTTAAAGTTTAG